Proteins encoded together in one Miscanthus floridulus cultivar M001 chromosome 16, ASM1932011v1, whole genome shotgun sequence window:
- the LOC136509944 gene encoding uncharacterized protein, which translates to MAIVRTGAGVRLPRLHGGEEASPEATEDDEEEEESRATPSQESEAGGEDEDDEDNGGGGGGEEPEEVEEEEEDEPEEEEEDEGDSGMGSDELDVAELGEPGAEMCQVGDQSVAVPLELYDLAGLGDVLSLDAWNTLLSEDERLRLTALLPDMDQETFACTLVELLAGQNFHFGSPLAALFERLKGGLCDPRVNLYRRGTRFVERRKHYYWLQSYHNSMVRGLREIKDCWKGREGYSLDERLRMLDTLKAQKKQQQRKALDSARRAGSETDSESRGSGEQVLARFKHDKSGQKKAGKLAKEKSKGLLRVGTPKGVDEEYLGGSGRDAVVALSELSRQDNNAYGYDSGAHRGKHHRSIDGLYSEDLGYERDSSRSRFPRLLPKPVKKKELATNYDGNLYGNNYSDNHTASPYYYGRNPSANQGVTLAAAYDPPYFDTRRNARYSERDWVQGGKGVHTNKAQMGDEMNWPSGTHAGNLDDWHMGQSAGDYRSRKDQAGYGLKVKSYKSIEQQVNDACVGSDPRSKISQATMAGKSSTQLDRTGQKHSRSNAVYAQSEETESDSSEKFEDGGEVHYLERKTERHHSGYHRPAHGAKKSNKLAKVSKMNYPTADADLEPSQSKGFKGKVSETGYLRDVDVMMTEQISDVMKPPAASGERKRKGMANLDMHVYDNSDLHEVNENANDSSRLAENERHASRSGHAVQDSNGDYGGTERVSSSSKKAKGRIEVPSLDEHGEHLSSGSKVVENIGGSKKKSKKKLESSTTDAVVIAEPAATVPENNVAAAEPEKPEKVEKPKKKYVPITPTIHTGFSFSVVHLLTAVKKAMVTPAEGTPATAKQPDGEEGEKWFNSEERSKTPHQEQSTTDQAEQVLEGANASAAEQTVPINAPALTVQEIVNRIRANPGDPRILETQEPLQDLVRGVLKVLSSRTAPLGAKGWKALVAYEKSNKSWFWVGPVPSVSSYDGPDEETSAEAWSIPHKMLVKLVDAFSNWLKSGQETLKQIGSLPPPPPPNPANLDLKERFKELKAQKSLNTISPSSDEARAYFQREEFLRYSIPDRAFCYTAADGEKSIVAPLRRGGGKPTAKARGHPMLLPDRPPHVTILCLVRDAASRLPAITGTRADVCTLLRDSQYLNHEEANKEAAINQVVSGALDRLHYERDPCVLYDNDKKLWTYLHRGREEEDFEDDGTSSTKKWKRPRRDISDLAEPGAANDDIDDDGTGTPSASNAKKQKTDHGDTLSGEANDEGNHPTQNPSSGGLEGDPDLNAVPSSKSYEESGGVVYIDARPDDGDSNSQDAKPGSRADDNTASWQSLPEQNKTNTALSENTSMDATPP; encoded by the coding sequence ATGGCGATCGTGAGGACCGGAGCCGGCGTCCGGCTCCCCAGGCTTCACGGCGGCGAGGAGGCCTCGCCGGAGGCCACGGaggacgatgaggaggaggaggagtcgcgGGCCACGCCGTCGCAGGAGTCGGAGGCCGgcggcgaggacgaggacgacgaggacaacggtggtggcggcggaggcgaggagccagaggaggtggaggaggaagaggaggatgagcccgaggaagaggaggaggacgagggggaCTCAGGGATGGGCTCCGACGAGCTGGATGTCGCGGAGCTCGGCGAGCCCGGCGCCGAGATGTGCCAGGTCGGGGACCAGAGCGTGGCCGTGCCGCTGGAGCTCTACGACCTCGCCGGCCTTGGCGACGTGCTCTCGCTCGATGCCTGGAACACCCTGCTCAGCGAGGACGAGCGGTTGCGCCTCACCGCCTTGCTGCCCGACATGGACCAGGAAACCTTTGCGTGCACGCTCGTCGAGCTCCTCGCGGGGCAGAACTTCCACTTCGGGAGCCCCCTCGCCGCCCTCTTCGAGCGCCTCAAGGGTGGGCTCTGCGACCCGAGGGTCAATCTGTACCGCCGCGGCACCCGCTTCGTGGAGCGGCGCAAGCATTACTACTGGCTGCAGAGCTACCACAACTCCATGGTGCGGGGGCTCCGGGAGATCAAGGATTGCTGGAAGGGCCGCGAGGGATACAGTCTTGATGAGAGGCTGAGGATGTTGGACACGTTGAAGGCacagaagaagcagcagcagaGAAAAGCTCTAGATTCGGCGAGGCGGGCTGGGTCGGAGACTGATTCCGAGAGCAGGGGGTCTGGGGAACAGGTCTTAGCTCGGTTCAAGCATGATAAGAGTGGACAGAAGAAGGCAGGGAAGTTAGCGAAGGAGAAATCGAAGGGGCTGCTGCGAGTGGGTACGCCGAAAGGAGTGGATGAGGAGTACTTGGGAGGGTCTGGCCGCGATGCTGTGGTGGCACTATCTGAGCTTTCTCGTCAAGATAATAATGCGTATGGGTATGATTCAGGCGCACATAGAGGGAAGCATCACAGGAGCATAGACGGCCTTTACTCGGAGGACCTAGGATATGAAAGGGATTCGTCAAGATCTCGGTTTCCAAGGCTGCTGCCCAAGCCAGTGAAGAAGAAGGAACTGGCTACGAACTATGATGGCAATCTGTATGGAAATAACTACAGTGATAACCATACTGCCTCTCCTTACTACTATGGCAGGAATCCCAGTGCTAATCAGGGAGTCACCTTAGCAGCAGCATATGATCCTCCATATTTTGACACCAGAAGGAATGCAAGGTACTCAGAGAGAGACTGGGTACAAGGTGGAAAAGGTGTGCACACTAATAAAGCTCAAATGGGTGATGAGATGAACTGGCCATCTGGTACCCACGCTGGTAACTTAGATGACTGGCACATGGGGCAGTCTGCAGGTGATTACAGGAGCAGGAAAGATCAAGCTGGTTATGGCCTGAAGGTTAAGTCCTATAAAAGCATTGAACAACAGGTTAATGATGCCTGTGTTGGTTCTGACCCTAGAAGCAAGATATCACAAGCGACGATGGCAGGTAAATCCAGTACACAACTAGATAGGACTGGCCAGAAGCACTCCAGGAGCAATGCTGTATATGCTCAAAGTGAGGAGACAGAATCTGATTCATCGGAAAAGTTTGAAGATGGCGGGGAAGTGCATTATCTCGAACGGAAGACAGAGCGTCACCATTCTGGGTATCATAGACCAGCACATGGTGCCAAAAAGTCAAACAAGCTTGCTAAAGTGTCcaaaatgaactatcctactgcTGATGCAGATTTAGAACCCTCCCAGAGCAAAGGATTCAAAGGGAAGGTTTCAGAGACTGGTTATTTACGTGATGTGGATGTGATGATGACAGAACAGATTAGTGATGTCATGAAACCTCCAGCAGCAAGTGGTGAAAGGAAACGGAAAGGGATGGCAAATCTGGACATGCATGTTTATGATAACTCCGATCTGCATGAAGTCAATGAAAATGCCAATGACTCGTCCAGGTTGGCGGAGAATGAAAGGCATGCCAGTAGATCAGGCCATGCAGTCCAAGATTCTAATGGTGATTATGGTGGTACTGAAAGAGTCAGCTCTAGctccaaaaaagcaaaaggaagaaTCGAAGTTCCTAGCCTGGATGAGCATGGTGAGCATTTGTCATCCGGCTCAAAGGTTGTTGAGAACATTGGTGGATCCAAGAAGAAAAGCAAAAAGAAGCTAGAGAGCAGCACCACAGATGCAGTTGTTATAGCAGAACCAGCTGCTACTGTACCCGAAAATAATGTGGCAGCTGCAGAGCCTGAGAAGCCTGAGAAGGTTGAGAAGCCCAAGAAGAAGTATGTGCCGATAACACCAACGATCCATACTGGTTTTTCGTTCTCTGTTGTACATCTGTTAACTGCCGTAAAGAAGGCTATGGTCACTCCTGCTGAGGGTACTCCAGCCACAGCGAAGCAACCAGATGGAGAGGAGGGCGAAAAATGGTTCAACAGTGAAGAACGCAGCAAAACACCTCACCAAGAACAAAGTACAACAGATCAAGCTGAACAGGTCCTTGAGGGTGCAAATGCCAGTGCTGCAGAACAAACTGTACCAATCAATGCACCGGCACTTACTGTTCAAGAGATTGTCAATCGAATTAGAGCAAATCCTGGAGATCCTAGGATACTTGAAACACAGGAGCCCCTCCAGGATTTAGTTCGAGGAGTATTGAAAGTACTTTCATCTAGAACAGCTCCTCTAGGTGCAAAGGGCTGGAAAGCATTAGTTGCCTATGAGAAGTCAAACAAAAGTTGGTTCTGGGTTGGTCCAGTACCTTCTGTTTCATCATATGATGGCCCCGATGAAGAAACTTCTGCTGAAGCATGGAGTATACCGCACAAGATGCTTGTTAAGTTGGTTGATGCATTTTCTAATTGGCTGAAAAGTGGTCAGGAAACCCTTAAGCAGATAGGTTCccttccaccacctccaccaccaaatCCTGCAAACTTGGATTTGAAGGAAAGGTTCAAGGAGCTTAAAGCGCAGAAAAGTCTGAACACAATAAGCCCAAGCTCAGATGAAGCAAGGGCATATTTCCAGCGTGAGGAATTTTTGAGGTACTCAATACCTGATAGAGCATTTTGCTATACTGCTGCTGATGGGGAGAAGTCTATAGTTGCTCCCTTGAGAAGAGGAGGTGGAAAGCCAACAGCGAAAGCGAGGGGTCACCCCATGCTCTTACCTGATCGACCGCCACATGTTACTATCCTCTGTCTTGTAAGGGATGCTGCGTCTAGGTTGCCTGCAATAACTGGAACTAGAGCCGATGTCTGCACACTACTCAGGGATTCACAATACCTAAACCATGAAGAAGCCAATAAAGAGGCTGCAATTAATCAAGTCGTCAGTGGAGCTCTCGATCGTTTGCATTATGAACGTGACCCTTGTGTGCTATATGATAATGACAAAAAATTGTGGACCTATCTGCACAGGGGCAGGGAGGAGGAAGATTTTGAGGATGATGGCACATCATCTACAAAGAAATGGAAGAGACCAAGGAGGGATATCTCTGATCTTGCAGAGCCTGGTGCAGCAAATGATGATATTGATGACGATGGCACCGGCACCCCTTCAGCAAGCAATGCAAAAAAACAAAAGACAGACCATGGAGATACATTGTCAGGAGAAGCTAACGACGAGGGAAATCATCCAACTCAGAATCCATCTTCTGGTGGCCTGGAAGGTGATCCTGATCTTAATGCTGTTCCATCATCAAAAAGTTATGAAGAATCAGGTGGAGTTGTTTACATTGATGCAAGACCAGATGACGGTGACTCGAATTCACAAGATGCAAAACCAGGCAGCAGGGCTGATGACAATACAGCAAGTTGGCAGTCACTCCCAGAACAGAATAAAACCAATACGGCGCTCTCTGAGAACACCAGCATGGATGCTACCCCGCCATGA